One Hemibagrus wyckioides isolate EC202008001 linkage group LG09, SWU_Hwy_1.0, whole genome shotgun sequence DNA segment encodes these proteins:
- the LOC131359571 gene encoding cyclin-dependent kinase 2-interacting protein-like isoform X2, whose amino-acid sequence MDDATTPGRKGNLTGSARKVKDNAADWHNLILKWERLSDEGSSIATKIVNFRLSKESVKDPEVMMEGQISSAAPEERRAYHSNPELEEECTKLQNIVDKMAHILSKMEKMVSSEKGICELETFQYGENGRPTPLFHTWSTKQFAEVSSGLYEAYKQELALKSTILQEVAHTTNPDLCMVYLSCWLYQPYIQDNTKLLLESLLMETGYRAV is encoded by the exons ATGGAcg ATGCTACAACCCCTGGCAGAAAAGGCAACTTGACTGGAAGTGCCAGAAAAGTGAAGGATAACGCAGCAGACTGGCATAATTTAATCCTGAAATGGGAGCGTCTGAGTGACGAAGGATCCTCCATCGCAACCAAAATAGTCAACTTCAGACTGAGCAAAGA GTCTGTGAAGGACCCTGAGGTCATGATGGAGGGCCAGATTTCATCTGCAGCTCCTGAAGAAAGACGTGCATATCATAGCAACCCAGAGCTAGAGGAGGAATGCACCAAACTACAGAATATTGTAGACAAAATG GCCCACATTCTgtctaaaatggaaaaaatggtgTCTTCTGAGAAGGGGATATGTGAACTGGAGACATTTCAGTATGGAGAGAATGGAAGACCAACACCACTGTTTCATACTTGGTCCACAAAGCAGTTTG CCGAAGTGTCTTCTGGACTTTATGAGGCTTACAAGCAGGAGCTGGCCCTTAAGAGCACCATATTACAGGAGGTGGCTCACACAACTAACCCAGATCTCTGCATGGTGTATCTCTCCTGCTGGCTCTATCAACCCTACATCCAGGATAACACCAAACTTCTCCTAGAGAGTTTATTGATGGAGACAGGCTACAGAGctgtttaa
- the LOC131359571 gene encoding cyclin-dependent kinase 2-interacting protein-like isoform X1, whose protein sequence is MDDATTPGRKGNLTGSARKVKDNAADWHNLILKWERLSDEGSSIATKIVNFRLSKDRSVKDPEVMMEGQISSAAPEERRAYHSNPELEEECTKLQNIVDKMAHILSKMEKMVSSEKGICELETFQYGENGRPTPLFHTWSTKQFAEVSSGLYEAYKQELALKSTILQEVAHTTNPDLCMVYLSCWLYQPYIQDNTKLLLESLLMETGYRAV, encoded by the exons ATGGAcg ATGCTACAACCCCTGGCAGAAAAGGCAACTTGACTGGAAGTGCCAGAAAAGTGAAGGATAACGCAGCAGACTGGCATAATTTAATCCTGAAATGGGAGCGTCTGAGTGACGAAGGATCCTCCATCGCAACCAAAATAGTCAACTTCAGACTGAGCAAAGA CAGGTCTGTGAAGGACCCTGAGGTCATGATGGAGGGCCAGATTTCATCTGCAGCTCCTGAAGAAAGACGTGCATATCATAGCAACCCAGAGCTAGAGGAGGAATGCACCAAACTACAGAATATTGTAGACAAAATG GCCCACATTCTgtctaaaatggaaaaaatggtgTCTTCTGAGAAGGGGATATGTGAACTGGAGACATTTCAGTATGGAGAGAATGGAAGACCAACACCACTGTTTCATACTTGGTCCACAAAGCAGTTTG CCGAAGTGTCTTCTGGACTTTATGAGGCTTACAAGCAGGAGCTGGCCCTTAAGAGCACCATATTACAGGAGGTGGCTCACACAACTAACCCAGATCTCTGCATGGTGTATCTCTCCTGCTGGCTCTATCAACCCTACATCCAGGATAACACCAAACTTCTCCTAGAGAGTTTATTGATGGAGACAGGCTACAGAGctgtttaa
- the adprs gene encoding ADP-ribosylhydrolase ARH3, translating to MSAAARLAAAGAPVSLLSRFRGALVASVVGDCVGGEFEGAEDVPLDRVLQHLSGLEDETRGDGILQYSDDTAMLRCVAQSLLTRMGFDEQDMARSFAKEYSLAPGRGYGAGVVQVLRKLASPQLSDVFQPARAQFGGRGSFGNGGAMRAAPFALAFRNIADVRRYARFGAMLTHSCSLGYNGAVLQALAVHLSMQGDLALPQKFISKLISEMEEVEKDETARSDAKVLNLAEFPYCARLHRVKELMEQNSVSIEEVISELGNGIAALESVPTAIFCVLHCLEPREGLSEHYGGLERTIAYSLALGGDTDTIACMAGAIAGAHYGISAIPQSWLKSCEGAVEAEHLAERLYKLYNDRDNDQPQDGHPHTKSTD from the exons ATGTCGGCGGCAGCACGGTTAGCTGCAGCAGGAGCTCCGGTGTCGCTGCTGTCGCGGTTCCGCGGCGCGCTGGTCGCTTCAGTGGTGGGGGATTGTGTAGGCGGCGAGTTTGAAGGAGCTGAAGATGTTCCACTCGACCGAGTTCTTCAGCATCTGAGTGGACTGGAGGATGAAACCCGAGGAGACG GCATTCTGCAGTACAGTGATGACACGGCCATGTTGCGCTGTGTAGCCCAGTCCCTTCTTACCAGGATGGGATTTGATGAACAGGACATGGCTCGCAG TTTCGCAAAGGAGTATAGCCTCGCTCCAGGCCGTGGCTACGGAGCAGGAGTGGTTCAGGTTCTGCGAAAGCTTGCATCGCCTCAGCTCAGTGACGTCTTTCAGCCAGCACGCGCTCAGTTTGGCGGGCGCGGCTCATTCGGCAACGGAGGAGCAATGAGAGCGGCACCTTTTGCCCTTGCGTTCAGAAATATTGCAGATGTGAGAAGG TATGCAAGGTTTGGTGCAATGCTcacccattcctgctctctgggCTATAATGGTGCTGTGCTGCAGGCCCTCGCTGTTCACTTGTCCATGCAAGGTGATCTGGCCTTACCACAAAAATTCATCAGTAAACTCATTTCAGAAATGGAGGAAGTGGAGAAAGACGAGACGGCACGCAGCGACGCCAAAGT GCTTAATTTAGCTGAATTTCCATATTGTGCACGTTTGCACAGAGTCAAGGAGCTCATGGAGCAGAATAGCGTGAGCATTGAGGAGGTCATATCAGAACTTG GGAACGGCATTGCAGCCCTCGAGTCTGTGCCCACAGCTATCTTCTGCGTGCTGCACTGTTTAGAGCCTCGTGAGGGTCTGTCAGAGCATTATGGTGGCCTGGAGAGGACAATAGCCTACAGCTTAGCCTTGGGAGGCGACACCGACACCATCGCATGCATGGCAGGTGCAATCGCAGGTGCCCACTATGGCATCAGTGCCATTCCCCAGAGTTGGCTGAAGAGCTGCGAAGGTGCAGTGGAAGCCGAGCATCTGGCTGAGCGTCTTTACAAACTCTACAACGATCGTGACAACGATCAGCCACAAGACGGCCATCCACATACGAAAAGTACTGACTGA
- the haus2 gene encoding HAUS augmin-like complex subunit 2 has protein sequence MDTWEINPYTVTPAAKVLARCVATGTMSQKELDDVPRGSEIFSSRLLQTEQLNKIKQETDQVRLDLELLKLEKNSADVTHSYYLSQRFASLQQFTSHLQEVLREQTSLRQRLMKPLCQQNLPIQADLHRYVVTFVAMVVEFIETLEMKIKMVHSIPTTDEFMRNLNNGMTQLLAQVTEVESLTKQVLQRSGNPNDMSS, from the exons ATGGATACTTGGGAAATAAATCCTTACACGGTGACTCCAGCAGCGAAGGTCCTGGCGAGATGTGTAGCCACAGGCACAATGTCACAG AAAGAGCTTGACGATGTACCACGAGGCTCAGAGATATTTTCCTCTCGCCTGCTTCAAACCGAGCagctgaataaaatcaaacaagaGACTGACCAG GTGAGGTTGGACCTGGAGCTGCTAAAACTTGAGAAAAACAGTGCAGATGTCACTCACAGTTATTATCTAA GTCAGAGATTTGCATCCTTGCAGCAGTTCACTTCTCATCTTCAGGAAGTGCTGAGAGAACAGACAAGTTTGCGTCAAAGACTTATGAAACCTCTTTGCCAGCAGAACCTACCTATACAGGCCGATCTTCATCG ATATGTGGTCACATTTGTGGCAATGGTGGTTGAGTTTATTGAGACTTTGGAAATGAAAATTAAGATGGTTCACTCAATTCCAACAACTGATGAATTTATGCGTAATTTG AATAATGGGATGACTCAGCTCCTGGCTCAAGTCACAGAGGTGGAGAGTCTGACAAAGCAAGTTCTTCAGCGGAGTGGCAACCCAAACGACATGTCCAGCTGA